From a region of the Cyclopterus lumpus isolate fCycLum1 chromosome 5, fCycLum1.pri, whole genome shotgun sequence genome:
- the myorg gene encoding myogenesis-regulating glycosidase, whose protein sequence is MYQVVPGGAGGTITDVIPKQKRSKDTRPLVGAGVIGLVLVIAAVTAWCYYIASLRKAELLKTQLLDLNKDGYIIRNQGGSIVFRMDFRSGTLDLDSCSKEGELLSCGRTTDRQLNFFIETVRPKDTVQCYRVRWEELVPDIPVEHAMTYTFAHWYGGAVSAIQHWPISIHGQQPPKPFVTGDIYSNRNEFGGILESYWLSSNATAIKINNSVPFHLGWNDTEKTMSFQARYNDSPFKPNPGEAPCAELSYRVCVGLDVTSIHKYMVRRYFNKPNKVPAKVMFRHPIWSTWALHKTDIDQEKVLMYAANIRKYKFNCSHLEVDDRYTSRYGEFEFDQTKFPNASSMFQRLKSDGFLVSLWTHPFVNYDSENFHTCVERGLFVREPTGRLPAMVRWWNGVGAILDFTNPEARDWFSSQLRSLRSRYGVSSFKFDAGETNYLPWKFSTRTPIRDPSFFTRRYTEMAIPYNDRAELRSGYQSQNISCFFRPIDRDSVWGYELGLKSLIPTVLTISILGYQFILPDMIGGNAYLNRTDGNGVLPDRELYIRWLELSAFMPSMQFSIPPWAYDNEVVEIARKYTALHESIVAPRVLELAGEVLDTGDPIIRPLWWIATGDETAYKIDSQFLIGDDLMVAPVLEPGKQERDIYLPAGHWRSYKGERFDIKEPLHLTDYPVDLDEIAYFVWV, encoded by the exons ATGTACCAGGTGGTTCCCGGAGGAGCGGGAGGCACAATTACAGATGTTATCCCCAAGCAGAAACGCAGCAAGGACACTCGACCCTTGGTCGGGGCTGGAGTAATCGGCTTGGTGCTGGTAATTGCAGCAGTGACTGCATGGTGTTATTACATCGCTTCACTACGCAAAGCTGAGCTGCTTAAGACTCAGCTCCTGGATCTGAATAAAGATGGCTACATTATCCGCAACCAGGGAGGGTCTATTGTCTTTAGAATGGATTTCAG GTCGGGTACGCTGGATTTGGATTCCTGCTCCAAAGAAGGGGAGCTTCTGAGCTGCGGACGCACCACTGACAGACAACTGAACTTCTTCATTGAGACCGTGCGACCCAAAGACACAGTGCAGTGCTACCGTGTGCGCTGGGAGGAACTGGTTCCTGACATTCCTGTCGAGCATGCCATGACATACACGTTTGCACACTGGTATGGTGGCGCAGTGTCAGCTATTCAACACTGGCCTATTTCTATTCACGGCCAACAGCCTCCCAAGCCCTTTGTCACCGGTGACATCTACTCTAACCGCAATGAATTTGGCGGAATCTTGGAAAGTTATTGGCTTTCATCCAACGCTACGGCCATCAAGATAAATAATTCAGTGCCCTTCCACCTGGGCTGGAATGACACGGAGAAGACCATGTCCTTCCAGGCGCGATACAACGACAGTCCCTTCAAGCCAAACCCAGGAGAGGCCCCATGCGCTGAGCTGAGCTACAGAGTGTGCGTGGGTTTGGATGTGACGTCCATACACAAGTACATGGTCCGCAGGTACTTCAACAAGCCAAACAAAGTGCCAGCCAAGGTCATGTTTCGCCATCCGATCTGGTCGACCTGGGCGCTCCATAAGACGGACATTGACCAAGAGAAAGTCTTGATGTACGCCGCCAACATTCGCAAATACAAGTTCAACTGTAGCCACCTGGAGGTAGACGACCGCTACACCAGCCGCTACGGAGAATTTGAGTTTGACCAAACCAAGTTCCCCAATGCCTCGTCCATGTTCCAAAGGCTGAAATCTGATGGATTTCTGGTGTCGCTCTGGACTCACCCTTTTGTTAACTATGACTCTGAAAACTTCCACACTTGCGTCGAGCGGGGGCTGTTTGTCCGGGAGCCCACAGGCCGGCTGCCGGCCATGGTGCGCTGGTGGAATGGCGTCGGTGCTATTTTGGACTTCACCAATCCAGAAGCCCGCGATTGGTTTTCCTCCCAGCTTCGTTCGCTGCGCTCCAGGTACGGAGTGTCCTCTTTTAAATTTGACGCGGGGGAGACCAACTACTTGCCATGGAAATTTAGCACCAGAACTCCCATTCGGGACCCGAGTTTCTTCACAAGACGTTACACGGAAATGGCGATTCCCTACAACGACAGAGCGGAGCTGCGCAGTGGCTACCAGTCCCAGAACATATCCTGCTTCTTCAGACCAATTGACAGAGACTCTGTTTGGGGCTACGAGCTGGGCCTCAAGTCTCTTATCCCCACCGTGCTCACCATCAGCATTCTGGGCTATCAGTTTATTTTACCAGACATGATCGGAGGGAATGCATATCTGAACCGCACAGACGGGAACGGCGTCTTACCCGATCGAGAACTCTACATCCGCTGGCTGGAGCTGTCGGCCTTCATGCCGTCCATGCAGTTCTCTATTCCGCCATGGGCGTACGACAACGAGGTGGTTGAAATTGCTCGTAAATACACAGCCCTCCACGAGAGTATCGTTGCGCCTCGGGTCCTGGAGCTGGCCGGCGAGGTGCTGGACACCGGGGACCCAATCATACGGCCCCTGTGGTGGATCGCCACAGGGGATGAAACGGCCTATAAAATCGACTCCCAATTCCTGATTGGGGATGACCTCATGGTAGCCCCAGTTCTAGAGCCTGGAAAGCAAGAACGGGACATCTACCTGCCTGCTGGCCATTGGAGAAGCTACAAGGGGGAGAGGTTTGATATCAAGGAGCCGCTGCACCTCACGGACTATCCTGTCGATCTGGATGAAATTGCTTACTTTGTTTGGGTGTAG